The Trichocoleus sp. FACHB-46 genome has a segment encoding these proteins:
- the cimA gene encoding citramalate synthase gives MTSQPSPQLWIYDTTLRDGAQREGLSLSLEDKLRIARQLDQLGVPFIEGGWPGANPKDVQFFWQIKEAPLAQAEVVAFCFTRRPGRTAATDPMLQPLLAAGTHWVTIVGKSWDLHVTEGLKTTLAENLAMIQDTIAYLRSQERRVIYDAEHWFDGYKHNPDYAIETLETAIAAGAEWLVLCDTNGGTLPHEISQIVREVKQRLRERRVAQNADFHAPLPPLGIHTHNDTEMAVANAIAAVMEGAQMVQGTINGYGERCGNANLCSLIPNLQLKLGYSCLPPEKLTTLTQLSRYVSEVVNLAPDDHAPYVGLSAFAHKGGLHVSAVERNPITYEHIQPELVGNNRRIVISDQAGLSNILAKARSLGIELDPQDPTYRQILQHLKNLEHEGYQFEAAEASFELLMREALGQRQPPFELKSWQVHYHMMPDTDPSQSLSLATVKLAVDGQDILEAAEGNGPVSALDTALRKALVNFYPEIESFYLTDYKVRILDGGSGTSAKTRVLIESSNGYQRWTTVGVSTNILQASYQAVVEGLEYGLLLQHQAKVPLTTST, from the coding sequence ATGACCTCACAACCTTCTCCCCAACTCTGGATTTATGACACTACCCTGCGGGACGGTGCCCAACGCGAAGGGTTATCTCTATCCCTAGAAGATAAACTCCGCATTGCTCGGCAACTCGACCAACTGGGAGTGCCGTTTATTGAGGGAGGCTGGCCCGGAGCGAATCCTAAGGATGTGCAGTTCTTTTGGCAAATCAAAGAAGCACCACTGGCTCAGGCAGAAGTTGTGGCGTTTTGCTTTACTCGCCGTCCCGGAAGAACCGCTGCAACTGATCCCATGTTGCAACCCTTACTAGCCGCAGGTACCCATTGGGTCACGATCGTCGGAAAATCTTGGGATTTGCATGTGACTGAAGGACTGAAAACCACGCTGGCCGAAAATCTAGCGATGATTCAGGACACGATCGCCTACCTTCGCAGCCAGGAGCGACGGGTGATATACGATGCAGAGCATTGGTTTGATGGCTACAAGCACAACCCTGACTACGCGATCGAGACGCTAGAAACCGCGATCGCGGCAGGAGCGGAGTGGTTAGTTTTGTGTGACACCAACGGCGGAACCTTGCCGCACGAAATTAGTCAGATTGTGCGAGAGGTCAAGCAGCGCTTAAGGGAGCGTCGAGTCGCTCAAAACGCGGATTTCCACGCTCCCTTACCCCCCTTGGGTATTCACACCCACAACGACACAGAAATGGCGGTGGCCAATGCGATCGCGGCAGTAATGGAAGGGGCGCAGATGGTGCAGGGCACGATCAACGGCTATGGCGAACGCTGTGGCAATGCCAATCTTTGCTCTTTGATTCCCAACTTGCAATTGAAGCTGGGTTACTCCTGCCTACCTCCCGAAAAACTGACGACGTTAACGCAACTCAGCCGTTATGTCAGTGAAGTAGTAAACCTGGCTCCCGACGACCATGCTCCTTATGTGGGACTTTCGGCCTTTGCTCATAAAGGGGGCTTGCATGTCAGCGCTGTGGAACGCAATCCCATCACGTACGAGCACATCCAGCCAGAGTTAGTCGGCAACAACCGCCGAATTGTGATTTCTGACCAAGCAGGTCTGAGCAATATTCTGGCAAAGGCGCGGAGCCTCGGTATCGAACTCGACCCGCAAGACCCCACCTATCGCCAAATTCTGCAACACCTGAAAAATCTGGAGCACGAAGGGTATCAATTTGAGGCGGCAGAAGCCAGCTTTGAGTTGCTGATGCGCGAAGCATTGGGTCAACGGCAACCACCATTTGAACTCAAAAGCTGGCAAGTTCACTACCACATGATGCCCGACACCGACCCATCGCAGAGTTTGTCTTTGGCAACGGTGAAATTGGCAGTAGATGGCCAAGACATTCTCGAAGCAGCGGAAGGTAACGGCCCCGTCTCTGCACTGGATACAGCTTTGCGTAAAGCCCTAGTTAACTTCTATCCAGAAATTGAGAGTTTCTATCTCACCGACTACAAGGTGCGGATTTTGGATGGTGGGTCGGGCACCTCTGCTAAAACTCGCGTGCTGATTGAATCTAGCAACGGCTATCAACGCTGGACTACGGTGGGCGTTTCAACCAACATTCTGCAAGCGTCTTACCAAGCTGTGGTGGAAGGTTTGGAGTACGGCCTGCTACTGCAACACCAAGCTAAGGTACCCCTGACTACTTCTACCTAA
- the cruG gene encoding 2'-O-glycosyltransferase CruG, with the protein MNLSFVLLHEFALTPVAFSGQGDSSVTGAIALVLLLLQIPAVAILLSRLLRGPTRHPPLQPQKPSPELLGKVSIVVPTLNEAERIGPCLASLSQQSYEVREVLVVDSRSQDGTPDLVKRAGQADPRFRLLTDDPLPPGWVGRPWALHTGFIESSEQSDWVLGVDADTYLNPGLVSSLVKTAIAEGYDILSLAPQFILKYPGELWLQPALLMTLVYRFGPAGETNNSVERVMANGQCFLSRRSVLAALGGYSSARNSFCDDVTLARHAAAQGAKVGFFDGSKLLKVRMYEGAAETWREWGRSLDLKDAAARGQIWGDLWLLAAVQGLPIPLTLILLSWISLGMGSLPVVAALSLNLGLLVMRIGLLWAIAPSYDLTQAKAAWLFWLSPLADPLAVLRIFLSSTQTSIQWRGRSYTQA; encoded by the coding sequence GTGAATCTCAGTTTCGTCTTGTTGCATGAGTTCGCTTTGACTCCAGTAGCGTTCAGTGGACAAGGAGATAGTTCTGTAACAGGAGCGATCGCCCTTGTCCTGCTGCTGCTACAAATTCCCGCCGTCGCGATTCTGCTGTCCCGTTTGCTGCGCGGTCCTACTCGTCACCCGCCCTTACAGCCTCAGAAACCTAGCCCAGAGCTGCTGGGAAAGGTCAGTATCGTTGTACCTACGCTCAACGAAGCAGAACGAATTGGGCCTTGTCTCGCCAGTTTGAGTCAGCAAAGCTACGAAGTGCGAGAAGTTTTGGTGGTGGACAGCCGCTCCCAAGATGGCACGCCAGATCTGGTGAAACGAGCGGGTCAAGCTGATCCACGCTTCCGGTTGCTGACGGATGATCCTTTACCTCCAGGTTGGGTGGGACGGCCTTGGGCTTTACATACAGGTTTCATCGAAAGCTCGGAACAAAGCGATTGGGTGCTGGGCGTGGATGCCGACACGTACCTCAACCCTGGCTTGGTTAGCAGTTTGGTGAAGACCGCGATCGCGGAAGGCTACGACATTCTCTCCCTAGCCCCTCAATTCATCCTCAAGTATCCGGGAGAGCTGTGGTTACAGCCCGCTCTGCTGATGACGTTGGTGTATCGCTTCGGTCCCGCTGGCGAAACTAACAATTCCGTTGAGCGGGTGATGGCGAATGGCCAATGCTTCCTCAGTCGCCGCTCGGTTTTGGCAGCGCTAGGTGGTTACAGCAGTGCTCGCAACTCTTTCTGTGATGATGTCACCCTGGCTCGTCATGCGGCTGCTCAAGGAGCCAAGGTGGGGTTCTTTGATGGCTCGAAGTTGCTGAAGGTGCGAATGTACGAAGGAGCAGCAGAAACTTGGCGCGAGTGGGGGCGATCGCTCGACCTCAAGGATGCGGCAGCCCGTGGTCAGATTTGGGGTGATCTATGGCTACTCGCCGCTGTGCAGGGATTACCAATACCCTTAACCCTGATTTTGCTGAGCTGGATTAGCCTGGGGATGGGTTCTTTACCTGTGGTGGCGGCTTTAAGCTTAAACCTGGGCTTGTTAGTCATGCGGATAGGATTGCTGTGGGCGATCGCGCCGTCTTACGACCTCACACAAGCTAAAGCAGCTTGGCTTTTTTGGCTCTCTCCTTTAGCCGATCCCTTGGCTGTACTCCGCATCTTTCTCTCGTCTACTCAAACCTCTATTCAGTGGCGAGGGCGGAGCTACACCCAGGCTTAG
- the cruF gene encoding gamma-carotene 1'-hydroxylase CruF has translation MKQLLTAERFSLIGHVVAMAFGLAGLLLVLPHPEFVLMLPPAGQTLFQWSMAGGGVVYILLGAIAVAIYTYRTLGWQRWLAFMVPSVCISLSSELSGTSTGFPFGNYDYLSGLGYKIAGLVPFTIPLSWFYLGCASYLLARVGLESSQQTNLPRWVRSGLAIALGALLLTSWDFVLDPAMSQTAVPFWEWKQPGAFFGMPYQNFAGWWGTGAVFMSVAALLWGKAPIQLTRQQLQLPLAIYLSNFAFAMIMSLAAGIWIPVLLGLALGVAPALILWRMAPATSIAYQVSDTTEAVLPFVGEVSEPAISLASELSVAPMELGSK, from the coding sequence ATGAAGCAACTTTTGACTGCTGAGCGCTTCAGTTTAATTGGCCATGTGGTAGCAATGGCCTTTGGACTAGCTGGATTGCTGTTAGTTTTACCCCACCCAGAGTTTGTTCTGATGTTACCTCCAGCGGGGCAAACGCTGTTTCAGTGGAGTATGGCTGGGGGCGGCGTGGTTTACATTCTGCTAGGAGCGATCGCCGTTGCCATCTACACCTATCGGACTTTAGGCTGGCAGCGTTGGCTGGCGTTTATGGTGCCCTCTGTCTGCATTTCTCTTTCCAGCGAACTTTCGGGCACTAGCACTGGTTTCCCCTTTGGTAACTACGATTATCTGAGCGGTTTGGGTTACAAGATTGCGGGCTTGGTGCCGTTCACGATTCCTTTGTCTTGGTTTTACCTCGGTTGCGCCTCTTATCTATTGGCCCGTGTGGGTTTGGAGTCCAGCCAGCAGACCAATTTGCCAAGATGGGTACGGAGTGGTTTGGCGATCGCCCTGGGTGCTCTGCTACTTACCTCCTGGGACTTTGTGCTCGACCCTGCGATGAGCCAAACGGCAGTTCCTTTTTGGGAGTGGAAACAACCAGGCGCTTTCTTCGGCATGCCTTACCAAAACTTTGCAGGTTGGTGGGGCACTGGTGCGGTGTTTATGAGCGTGGCCGCTTTGCTATGGGGTAAAGCGCCCATCCAACTCACTCGGCAGCAGTTACAACTACCTTTGGCTATTTACCTCAGCAATTTCGCCTTCGCGATGATCATGAGCTTGGCCGCAGGCATCTGGATTCCAGTGCTCTTAGGCCTGGCGCTTGGCGTGGCTCCAGCATTGATTCTGTGGCGCATGGCCCCCGCTACTAGCATTGCCTACCAAGTTAGCGATACGACAGAGGCTGTGTTGCCTTTTGTGGGCGAAGTCAGTGAACCAGCGATTAGTCTGGCGAGTGAATTGTCTGTTGCGCCTATGGAACTCGGCTCGAAGTGA
- a CDS encoding thiazole synthase, protein MTTLDSPLVIAGRSFHSRLMTGTGKYRSIADMQQSVVASGCEIVTVAVRRVQTKAPGHEGLAEALDWSKIWMLPNTAGCKTAEEAIRVARLGREMAKLLGQEDNNFVKLEVIPDTKYLLPDPIGTLEAAEQLVKEGFAVLPYINADPLLAKRLEEVGCATVMPLGSPIGSGQGIKNAANIQIIIENAQVPVVVDAGLGAPSEAAQAMEMGASALLINTAIAEAQNPVAMARAMGLAAEAGRLAYLAGRIPVKSHASASSPLTGTITQ, encoded by the coding sequence ATCACGACGCTAGATAGCCCCTTAGTGATTGCTGGGCGATCCTTTCACTCCCGCTTGATGACGGGGACTGGCAAGTATCGCAGCATTGCGGACATGCAGCAGAGTGTCGTGGCGAGTGGCTGTGAAATTGTCACCGTGGCGGTGCGACGAGTACAAACTAAAGCCCCAGGCCATGAAGGCTTAGCCGAAGCACTGGACTGGAGCAAAATTTGGATGTTGCCCAACACCGCAGGCTGCAAAACCGCAGAGGAAGCGATCCGAGTTGCCCGTTTAGGCCGAGAAATGGCAAAACTCTTGGGCCAGGAAGACAACAACTTTGTCAAATTGGAAGTGATTCCAGATACCAAGTACCTGCTACCCGACCCCATCGGCACTCTAGAAGCAGCCGAACAATTGGTTAAAGAAGGGTTTGCCGTGTTACCCTACATCAATGCTGACCCACTCCTAGCCAAGCGATTAGAAGAAGTGGGATGTGCGACGGTGATGCCTTTGGGTTCGCCGATTGGCTCTGGGCAGGGCATCAAAAATGCTGCCAATATCCAAATCATTATTGAGAATGCCCAAGTGCCTGTCGTCGTAGATGCAGGTTTAGGGGCACCCAGTGAAGCCGCCCAAGCAATGGAAATGGGGGCTTCAGCTTTACTGATTAACACCGCGATCGCTGAAGCGCAAAATCCTGTAGCAATGGCTAGAGCGATGGGTTTGGCTGCCGAAGCAGGTCGATTGGCTTACCTAGCAGGTCGTATTCCGGTGAAAAGCCACGCCAGCGCTAGCTCACCCCTCACAGGAACCATCACTCAGTAA
- a CDS encoding DUF3727 domain-containing protein, with protein sequence MTESNMDREGAGMHEEDFDAPTVVLTDDTGRSVSCYIEHSIDIEGQDYVFLLPVDSPVEIFAWQEEGDEEEAIPVEDEAEIERIFPIARAVLQEQNLELKRTAVTLTVEGDLPEVSEEDLEVANDGDSEEHEELQLLASFYDEEQEYAIYAPLDPFFILARLDADGQPKLLSPEELSKIEPMLPMIEDQLFDEME encoded by the coding sequence ATGACTGAGTCAAATATGGATCGAGAAGGCGCAGGCATGCACGAAGAAGATTTTGATGCCCCAACGGTAGTACTAACCGATGATACAGGGCGATCGGTGAGCTGCTATATCGAACATTCCATTGATATCGAGGGCCAAGACTACGTATTCCTGCTCCCGGTTGACTCTCCCGTCGAAATCTTTGCTTGGCAAGAAGAAGGAGATGAGGAAGAAGCCATTCCCGTCGAGGACGAAGCAGAAATTGAACGGATTTTTCCGATCGCCCGTGCCGTTCTGCAAGAGCAAAATTTGGAACTTAAACGGACTGCGGTCACTCTTACAGTGGAGGGTGATCTGCCAGAAGTTAGCGAGGAAGACTTAGAAGTCGCTAACGATGGTGATTCGGAAGAGCATGAGGAGTTGCAATTGCTCGCCAGCTTCTACGACGAAGAGCAAGAATATGCCATTTATGCGCCCCTAGATCCATTTTTCATTTTGGCTAGGCTAGATGCCGATGGTCAGCCTAAATTGCTCTCACCCGAAGAACTGAGCAAGATTGAACCGATGCTGCCGATGATTGAAGATCAACTCTTTGATGAAATGGAATAA
- a CDS encoding 2Fe-2S iron-sulfur cluster-binding protein, producing MPQVTAQGKIFICDRGANLRQVLLQNSVALHNGNASFINCHGLGSCGTCAVEVEGEVSKPNWRDRTRRSLPPHDTNQNRRLACQTKVLGDVRVTKFDGFWGQGTQPLWTPEG from the coding sequence ATGCCGCAGGTTACAGCTCAAGGAAAAATTTTTATCTGCGATCGCGGAGCCAATCTCCGTCAGGTTTTGCTTCAAAATAGCGTTGCTTTGCATAATGGCAACGCCAGCTTCATCAACTGTCATGGTTTAGGAAGCTGTGGCACTTGTGCCGTTGAGGTCGAGGGGGAAGTCTCAAAACCCAATTGGCGCGATCGCACTCGGCGGTCTTTGCCACCCCATGACACTAACCAAAACCGCCGACTAGCTTGTCAAACCAAAGTACTAGGGGATGTGCGAGTCACTAAGTTTGATGGATTTTGGGGCCAAGGCACTCAACCGCTCTGGACTCCAGAGGGATAG
- the ruvX gene encoding Holliday junction resolvase RuvX, whose protein sequence is MARISALGLDVGRKRIGVAGCDGTGLIATGLTTIEYKSFVQVVDQLRDLIQQRQVQVLVVGLPYSMDGSLGFQAKQVQKFAKRLTAALQLPVEYMDERLTSFQAEQLLQAENISPSRNKALIDRKAAALILQQWLDQRRSQKMQDSAMTTPNSALM, encoded by the coding sequence ATGGCGAGGATTTCAGCTCTAGGTTTAGATGTCGGCAGAAAGCGCATTGGCGTGGCAGGTTGTGATGGCACTGGGCTGATTGCGACTGGGCTAACGACGATTGAGTACAAATCCTTTGTCCAGGTAGTAGACCAACTTAGAGACTTGATTCAGCAGCGTCAGGTGCAAGTTTTGGTAGTCGGTTTGCCTTATTCCATGGATGGGAGCTTGGGTTTTCAAGCTAAGCAGGTACAAAAATTCGCCAAACGGCTAACAGCAGCCCTGCAACTGCCCGTGGAATATATGGATGAACGACTTACTTCGTTCCAAGCTGAGCAGTTACTTCAAGCTGAAAATATTTCCCCATCACGGAATAAGGCGTTAATCGATCGCAAGGCTGCGGCCCTAATTCTGCAACAATGGTTAGATCAGCGCCGCTCTCAAAAAATGCAGGATTCTGCCATGACAACCCCAAACTCTGCACTGATGTAG
- the mltG gene encoding endolytic transglycosylase MltG translates to MKAVQRISKWSFYLLLLPAVLGLSAWQGWAWWSWASAPPLTVTSSTSNSAPAAATSKAVRIQIPPGTPAQQIGRDLEGAGLIRSATAWDLWTRWLSLQNRQGGFQAGTYELSPAQPLPAIADKIWAGEVVQASFTIPEGWSLQQMAAYFESQGFFKAQEFLTAASQIPQNQYAWLPPGLPHLEGFLYPDTYQLSDGQITPQAVLEQMLNRFEQVALPLYQQNQQQTKLSLLEWVTLASIVEREAVISAERPRISGVFTQRLQQGIPLGADPTVEYGLGIQQTPDQPLTLAQVNTASPYNTYLNAGLPPTPIGSPGLASLEAALKPEKTEYLYFVARYDGTHVFSRTLAEHEAAQAQIQDGRAAVRNAETENASKTPQKRE, encoded by the coding sequence ATGAAAGCTGTTCAACGTATTTCCAAGTGGTCGTTCTACTTATTACTCCTACCCGCAGTTCTAGGCCTATCGGCCTGGCAAGGTTGGGCTTGGTGGAGTTGGGCAAGTGCCCCTCCCTTGACAGTAACTTCGTCAACCTCAAACTCAGCACCAGCGGCGGCTACTAGTAAAGCAGTACGGATTCAAATTCCTCCTGGTACGCCTGCCCAGCAAATTGGTCGCGATTTGGAGGGGGCGGGATTAATTCGTTCGGCCACGGCTTGGGATCTCTGGACCCGCTGGCTATCTTTGCAGAATCGTCAGGGTGGCTTTCAAGCTGGAACTTATGAGTTGTCACCCGCACAACCTTTGCCTGCGATCGCCGACAAAATTTGGGCTGGAGAGGTAGTACAGGCTAGCTTTACCATTCCGGAGGGCTGGTCCCTGCAACAAATGGCGGCTTATTTTGAGTCGCAGGGCTTTTTCAAAGCTCAAGAATTTCTCACCGCTGCCAGCCAAATTCCCCAAAATCAATATGCTTGGTTGCCGCCAGGGCTACCCCACTTGGAAGGCTTTTTGTACCCCGATACTTATCAGTTGTCAGACGGCCAAATTACGCCTCAAGCAGTGTTAGAGCAAATGCTCAACCGCTTCGAGCAAGTTGCCTTACCGCTCTATCAACAGAATCAGCAACAAACCAAACTGAGTTTGCTGGAGTGGGTGACCTTAGCCAGTATTGTGGAGCGGGAAGCAGTAATTTCTGCCGAACGACCCCGAATTTCTGGGGTGTTTACTCAGCGGCTGCAACAAGGCATTCCCCTAGGCGCTGATCCAACCGTGGAATATGGCTTGGGAATTCAACAAACGCCTGACCAACCTTTGACTCTGGCTCAAGTCAATACAGCCTCGCCTTACAATACCTATCTCAATGCAGGTCTACCCCCTACACCCATCGGCAGTCCTGGCTTAGCGAGTCTAGAGGCAGCTCTGAAGCCTGAAAAAACGGAGTACCTCTATTTTGTCGCTCGCTATGATGGCACGCATGTGTTCAGCCGTACCTTAGCAGAGCATGAAGCTGCCCAAGCTCAAATTCAGGACGGGCGGGCGGCTGTACGTAATGCTGAAACAGAGAATGCCTCAAAAACTCCTCAGAAACGTGAGTAA
- a CDS encoding ZIP family metal transporter, with protein sequence MLHSFAQLPVFYLGLLGSLLAGLATGVGALPILFLSKVTQKFQGALMGFGAGVMLAATSFSLVIPGIEAATEQTGSEVVAASIVTVGIILGGLFLCLSHRYSPHEHFIKGPEGANPASLKRIWLFIIAITIHNFPEGLAVGVGFGGETLANGITLATGIGLQNMPEGFVVALALVGEKYSKWTALLVALMTGLVEPVGGAIGAGVVSVAKPILPWAMAFAAGTMLFVISDEIIPESHRLGYEKGATFGVILGFVSMMFLDVTLG encoded by the coding sequence ATGCTCCACAGCTTTGCTCAACTACCAGTGTTTTATCTGGGATTGCTCGGCAGTCTGCTCGCAGGACTGGCCACAGGGGTCGGAGCCTTACCTATCCTATTCTTGAGCAAAGTTACCCAGAAGTTTCAAGGGGCTTTGATGGGGTTTGGCGCAGGGGTGATGCTAGCTGCGACTTCATTTTCCTTGGTAATTCCAGGGATTGAAGCCGCAACGGAGCAGACAGGTAGCGAAGTGGTAGCAGCCTCGATCGTTACCGTGGGGATAATTCTAGGTGGATTGTTTCTCTGTCTCAGCCATCGCTATTCTCCTCACGAGCATTTTATTAAGGGCCCAGAAGGTGCCAATCCGGCGAGCTTAAAGCGGATTTGGCTCTTTATTATTGCGATTACCATTCATAATTTCCCTGAAGGATTAGCGGTAGGAGTGGGTTTTGGTGGCGAAACTCTAGCCAACGGCATCACCCTCGCTACCGGAATTGGGCTGCAAAATATGCCCGAAGGCTTCGTCGTTGCCTTAGCCTTAGTTGGTGAGAAATATTCTAAATGGACGGCCCTGCTAGTGGCTCTGATGACTGGCTTAGTAGAGCCTGTGGGTGGCGCGATCGGCGCAGGTGTGGTTTCCGTTGCCAAACCGATTTTGCCTTGGGCAATGGCGTTTGCGGCAGGAACCATGCTGTTTGTGATCAGCGATGAAATTATTCCAGAGTCCCATCGCCTCGGTTACGAAAAAGGCGCAACCTTTGGGGTCATCCTCGGCTTCGTTTCCATGATGTTTCTAGATGTCACCTTGGGCTAA
- a CDS encoding F420-0:Gamma-glutamyl ligase, whose product MGSIGIGLGAAALLVGLGGLALESQYRRRPGNDLELTSGNWQLEVYEPQRYVLVGELELCNRTRSLEIMVPEVQAQVKLLSKASLEGVTHTTRVIPNHADTPARPDDYWFGYIVKIGKSTRLQVVVEMQGEDLTPLQVAWIQIRYVTYGPEGRIPKVRHVIVPLQFPTPETAPSRWRPATNADVLPIRTHLLTHLDDPVEVIKRYVAPYSQPGDVVTLGESPVAIMQGRFRHPTQVKPGWVAKRLCYFFLPTSSLATACGLQALVDIVGPGRVVFAFVVGAIAKIFGKPGMFYQLAGEQARLIDDVTGTLPPYDQFIVMGPENPQQVVDQIYRETGLLAAIVDVNDLKAVKILAASPGLTQTFLEQALISNPAGNSDEQTPIVLIRPTDANGSVKPAVS is encoded by the coding sequence GTGGGGAGTATCGGAATTGGTTTGGGAGCAGCGGCGCTACTCGTCGGGCTAGGGGGCTTAGCGCTAGAGAGTCAATATCGTCGCCGTCCGGGAAACGACCTGGAGTTGACCTCAGGTAACTGGCAACTGGAGGTGTACGAACCGCAACGGTATGTCTTGGTCGGTGAGCTAGAGCTGTGCAACCGGACTCGCAGCCTAGAAATTATGGTGCCAGAAGTTCAGGCTCAGGTAAAACTGCTGTCCAAGGCGAGCTTGGAGGGTGTAACCCACACCACCAGAGTGATTCCTAATCATGCAGATACCCCAGCTAGACCTGATGACTACTGGTTTGGCTACATCGTTAAAATTGGTAAGTCCACACGCTTGCAAGTTGTGGTAGAGATGCAAGGTGAAGACCTAACACCGCTTCAGGTCGCCTGGATTCAAATTCGCTATGTCACCTATGGTCCGGAGGGACGCATTCCCAAGGTGCGGCATGTGATTGTGCCTTTGCAATTCCCGACCCCTGAAACCGCTCCTTCGCGCTGGCGGCCTGCCACTAATGCCGATGTGTTGCCCATCCGCACACATCTTTTGACTCACTTAGATGATCCGGTTGAGGTGATCAAGCGTTATGTTGCGCCTTACTCGCAACCCGGAGATGTGGTCACCCTGGGAGAAAGCCCGGTAGCGATTATGCAAGGGCGGTTTCGACACCCCACCCAAGTTAAGCCTGGCTGGGTTGCGAAGCGATTGTGTTACTTCTTCTTGCCGACTTCCAGCTTGGCGACTGCTTGTGGGTTGCAAGCCTTGGTGGATATTGTGGGGCCTGGGCGAGTGGTCTTTGCATTCGTGGTGGGCGCGATCGCCAAGATCTTTGGTAAACCGGGGATGTTTTACCAGTTGGCTGGGGAACAAGCTCGCCTGATCGACGATGTAACGGGTACTCTGCCGCCTTACGACCAATTTATTGTCATGGGGCCAGAAAACCCGCAGCAAGTGGTGGATCAGATCTATCGAGAAACGGGTTTACTAGCCGCGATCGTAGACGTGAACGATTTAAAAGCAGTTAAGATATTGGCAGCATCCCCTGGCCTAACTCAAACCTTTTTAGAGCAGGCATTAATCAGTAATCCTGCCGGAAATTCTGACGAACAAACGCCAATCGTTTTGATTCGACCCACTGATGCCAATGGGAGCGTCAAGCCAGCAGTTAGCTGA
- a CDS encoding GNAT family N-acetyltransferase translates to MTSVSQNSNSVIRPVQHQDLDIVEPLFVEAAIADNHSNLDAVQRRLQQVRRWYGLFKFLSLFPNPFQYRFCAYVAEQDHQVRGAIQVSPFNRTRSTWRVERVGVVETESQTQGTGSQLLRSCFEAIWEARTWLLEVNVNNKTALALYRQNGFQPLAQLTHWAIAPELLQELAEREPDLPNLLPVSNADAQLLYQLDTAAMPPLVRQVFDRHLHDFKTSLFGALLEGVKQWVNQTEVVSGYVFEPQRKAAIGYFQIQLCRDSSQNHVAQLTVHPAYTWLYPELLSQMARIAQDFPAQALLLSSADYQPEREEYLERIGATRTEHTLMMSRSVWHKLREAKPVSLEGLQLSDVLQGFQPARKPVPGRMSLPNLWQGDKTPDSTEAPLAYSEASDAETAAGSLSTPESSAVAPPSPTVSEAPARKLGFSIGRNFWGKRRIFTSKKELKLNPVPEIHFPQGHQNDSWC, encoded by the coding sequence ATGACTTCAGTCTCCCAAAACTCCAACTCTGTGATTCGTCCAGTCCAGCACCAAGACCTGGACATTGTTGAGCCGTTGTTTGTGGAGGCTGCGATCGCAGACAATCACAGCAACTTAGATGCCGTGCAGCGACGCTTACAGCAGGTACGGCGCTGGTATGGGCTGTTCAAGTTTCTCAGCTTGTTTCCTAATCCGTTCCAGTACCGCTTTTGCGCCTATGTCGCAGAGCAAGATCATCAAGTGCGGGGCGCAATTCAAGTGTCCCCGTTTAATCGCACTCGCAGCACTTGGCGGGTAGAGCGAGTGGGGGTGGTGGAGACAGAATCTCAGACTCAAGGGACAGGCTCTCAACTGCTGCGGTCTTGTTTTGAGGCGATTTGGGAAGCGCGAACTTGGCTGTTGGAAGTCAACGTCAATAACAAAACCGCTTTAGCGCTCTATCGTCAAAATGGATTTCAACCTTTAGCCCAACTAACTCACTGGGCGATCGCGCCAGAGTTGCTGCAAGAACTAGCCGAGCGCGAACCGGATTTGCCTAACTTGCTGCCTGTGAGTAATGCCGATGCGCAGTTGTTGTATCAGCTCGATACGGCAGCGATGCCACCTTTGGTACGACAGGTGTTCGATCGCCACCTACACGACTTCAAAACCAGCTTGTTTGGGGCACTACTAGAAGGTGTGAAGCAGTGGGTTAATCAGACTGAAGTGGTTAGTGGCTATGTGTTTGAACCTCAACGCAAAGCTGCGATTGGTTACTTCCAGATTCAACTCTGTCGCGATAGTTCCCAAAACCATGTCGCTCAGTTGACTGTTCATCCTGCCTACACTTGGCTATACCCAGAACTACTATCTCAGATGGCCCGGATTGCCCAAGATTTTCCGGCGCAGGCGCTGCTTTTGTCTTCGGCAGACTATCAACCAGAGCGAGAAGAATATTTAGAGCGCATTGGTGCAACCCGCACCGAGCATACGCTAATGATGTCGCGATCGGTCTGGCACAAATTGAGAGAAGCCAAGCCCGTCTCACTAGAAGGCTTGCAGCTATCCGATGTTTTGCAAGGCTTCCAACCTGCGCGTAAGCCTGTGCCTGGTCGGATGTCTCTCCCCAACCTATGGCAAGGCGACAAAACTCCTGATTCAACCGAAGCTCCTTTAGCTTATAGCGAGGCTTCCGACGCTGAAACAGCAGCGGGATCGCTTTCCACACCAGAGTCATCTGCCGTCGCACCTCCATCTCCAACTGTTTCGGAAGCACCTGCCCGCAAGTTAGGCTTTTCGATCGGTCGTAACTTTTGGGGTAAGCGCCGCATCTTCACCAGCAAGAAAGAGCTAAAGCTCAACCCTGTGCCAGAAATTCATTTTCCCCAGGGACATCAAAATGATTCCTGGTGTTAA